From the genome of Streptomyces spinoverrucosus:
AACAGCCTGGTCGTCGACGGCGCCACGGGCGAGGTCCTGAACTGGAGCGAACCCGAAGCGAGGCTGTACTCCCTCAACACGGACATCTCCACCCTCGCCTTCACCCTGTGGCTGCTGCACCGCGAGAAGGCGATCGACGCGGCGACGGACCACGAGCTGACGACCGAGGCGTACGACCAGCTGGCGGCGACGATGATCGACGTACTGCGCAGGGTCGACCCGACGAGCGTGATCGACCGCTCGGTCCGGCACTACTGGACGGAGCTGTTCCAGGACGAGGCGGGTGGGGTGCTGTAGGGGGACTTCACGGGGACTGGAGGCCGTGACCGGATTCGAACCGGTGTAACTCGCTTTGCAGGCGAGCCCCTCAACCACTCGGGCACACGGCCGTGTGCTGCTGGCGTGCTTCGACCGTAGGGCGGGGCATGGGCGGGCCTCAAGGAAAGGCGGGGCGCCGCAATGGGACTGCCATACGCCGTTCACGAACGGGTGGGTCTACGACCAAGGGCTGAGGAGATCACCGTCTCCCGACAGGGGCGATGTCCGGTTGCGCACCTTACGCTGACGTACATGGCTGCCCCGAACCCCCGCGACACCGACGTCGCAGACGCCCTGACCGTCCCGCCGGAACCCGACAGCGAGGGTGTGCTGAGCCGGTCGCACCGGGCGCTGAGCGTGGGCATCGTCTCCGTCGTACTGCTGATCGCCTTCGAGGCGACGGCCGTGGGGACGGCGATGCCGGTGGCGGCGCGGGAGCTGGACGGGGTGTCGCTGTACGCGTTCGCGTTCTCGGGGTACTTCACGACGAGCCTGTTCGGGATGGTGCTCGCCGGGCAGTGGTCGGACCGGCGGGGCCCGCTCGGCGCGCTGACCACCGGCATCGCCGCCTTCGGCGCGGGGCTGCTGCTGTCCGGGACGGCGGGGGCGATGTGGCTGTTCATCCTCGGGCGGGCGGTGCAGGGGCTCGGCGGTGGGCTGGTCATCGTGGCGCTGTACGTCGTGGTCGGGCGGGCCTATCCGGAGCGGCTGCGACCGGCGATCATGGCGGCGTTCGCGGCGAGTTGGGTGGTGCCGTCGGTGGTCGGCCCGCTCGCGGCGGGCGCGGTGACCGAACAGCTGGGCTGGCGCTGGGTGTTCCTCGGGATACCGGTGTTGGTGCTGCTGCCGTTGGCCCTCGCGTTGCCGCAGATCCGTCACCGGGCCGCCGGCCCGGTGACGGACGGGGAGGGCAAGGGCTCCTTCGACCGCCGCCGTATCCGTCTCGCGCTCGCCATCTCGTTCGGCGCGGGACTGCTCCAGTACGCGGCCCAGGATCTGCGCTGGCTCTCCGTGCTGCCCGGCGTGGCGGGCGCCGCGCTGCTGGTCCCGGCGGTGCTGGGGCTCCTCCCGCGCGGCACGTACCGGGCGGCGCGCGGGCTGCCCTCCGTCGTGCTGCTGCGCGGCATCGCGGCGGGTGCCTTCATCGCCGCGGAGTCCTTCGTCCCGCTGATGCTGGTCACCCAGCGGGGGCTCTCCCCGACGCTCGCCGGTTTCTCGCTGGCGGCGGGCGGGGCGACCTGGGCGCTGGGCTCGTGGGTGCAGTCGCGGCCGCGCCTGGAGCCGTACCGGGAACGCCTGATGACGCTGGGCATG
Proteins encoded in this window:
- a CDS encoding MFS transporter — encoded protein: MAAPNPRDTDVADALTVPPEPDSEGVLSRSHRALSVGIVSVVLLIAFEATAVGTAMPVAARELDGVSLYAFAFSGYFTTSLFGMVLAGQWSDRRGPLGALTTGIAAFGAGLLLSGTAGAMWLFILGRAVQGLGGGLVIVALYVVVGRAYPERLRPAIMAAFAASWVVPSVVGPLAAGAVTEQLGWRWVFLGIPVLVLLPLALALPQIRHRAAGPVTDGEGKGSFDRRRIRLALAISFGAGLLQYAAQDLRWLSVLPGVAGAALLVPAVLGLLPRGTYRAARGLPSVVLLRGIAAGAFIAAESFVPLMLVTQRGLSPTLAGFSLAAGGATWALGSWVQSRPRLEPYRERLMTLGMLLVAAAIATAPSVLLDAVPVWIVAVAWGFGCLGMGLVISSTSVLLLHLSAPDQAGSNSAALQISDGLSNVLLLAAGGAAFAALGGGTVTHAATEATASHPAAFAVVFLPMAGVALVGAWVTTRLREPIR